In Streptomyces sp. TS71-3, the following proteins share a genomic window:
- a CDS encoding sialidase family protein, giving the protein MAEVLLTVGTRKGLFVARRRAGIWEFDDAPHFTAQAVYSVALDTRGPVPRLLAGGDSSHWGPSVFHSDDLGQTWTEPARPPVRFPEDTGASLERVWQLHPAAAEPDVVYAGTEPAALYRSEDRGETFEMVRPLWEHPTRERWVPGGGGEGLHTVVTDSRDPLSVTVAVSAAGVFRTRDGGASWSPSNKGVSAVFLPDPHPEFGQCVHKIAQDALDPDRLYLQNHWGVYRSDDAGAQWTDIGEGLPSTFGFAAAAHPHRADTAYLFPINADSDRVPAGRRCRVHRTADAGGTWEPLSAGLPEEHHYGTVLRDAMCTDDADPAGVYFGNRNGEVYASADDGDSWQQLAAHLPDVLCVRAAVIG; this is encoded by the coding sequence ATGGCCGAGGTCCTGCTCACCGTGGGCACCAGGAAAGGGCTCTTCGTCGCCCGCAGACGTGCGGGAATCTGGGAGTTCGACGACGCCCCGCACTTCACCGCGCAGGCCGTGTACTCCGTCGCCCTCGACACCCGGGGGCCGGTCCCCCGCCTGCTGGCCGGTGGCGACAGCTCCCACTGGGGCCCGTCGGTCTTCCACTCCGACGACCTCGGGCAGACGTGGACGGAGCCAGCGCGGCCCCCGGTGAGGTTCCCCGAGGACACCGGCGCCTCGCTGGAGCGCGTCTGGCAGCTCCACCCGGCCGCCGCCGAGCCGGACGTGGTCTACGCCGGCACCGAACCCGCGGCGCTGTACCGGTCGGAGGACCGCGGCGAGACCTTCGAGATGGTGCGCCCCCTGTGGGAGCACCCGACCCGCGAGCGGTGGGTACCGGGCGGCGGCGGGGAGGGGCTGCACACGGTGGTCACCGACTCCCGCGACCCCCTGTCGGTGACCGTGGCCGTCTCCGCGGCCGGCGTCTTCCGCACCCGCGACGGCGGCGCGAGCTGGAGCCCGTCGAACAAGGGCGTGTCCGCGGTCTTCCTGCCGGATCCCCATCCGGAGTTCGGCCAGTGCGTGCACAAGATCGCCCAGGACGCGCTCGACCCGGACCGCCTCTACCTGCAGAACCACTGGGGCGTCTACCGCAGCGACGACGCCGGCGCGCAGTGGACCGACATCGGCGAGGGCCTGCCGTCCACGTTCGGCTTCGCCGCCGCCGCGCATCCGCACCGCGCGGACACCGCCTACCTCTTCCCGATCAACGCCGACTCCGACCGCGTCCCCGCGGGCCGCCGCTGCCGGGTGCACCGCACGGCCGACGCCGGCGGCACCTGGGAGCCGCTCTCCGCCGGCCTCCCGGAGGAGCACCACTACGGCACGGTCCTCAGGGACGCCATGTGCACGGACGACGCGGACCCGGCGGGCGTCTACTTCGGCAACCGCAACGGCGAGGTCTACGCGTCGGCGGACGACGGCGACAGCTGGCAGCAGCTCGCCGCGCACCTGCCCGACGTGCTCTGCGTGCGGGCGGCGGTGATCGGCTGA
- the mmuM gene encoding homocysteine S-methyltransferase — MNGAATFADALARGALVLDGGLSNQLEAAGHDLSDALWSARLLADRPEAIAAAHRDYAEAGADVLITASYQATFEGFARRGIGGARAAELLRLSVRLATEAAPGTEGRPRWVAASAGPYGAMLADGSEYRGRYGLSVPELERFHRPRLAALAGAEPDVFALETVPDVDEARALLRAVRGLGVPAWLSYSIDGDRTRAGQPLEEAFAVAAEADEVIAVGVNCCSPQDADTAVPLAARITGKPVVVYPNSGERWDAAARSWRGPSRFAPGRAGAWYAAGARLIGGCCRVGPDAVAGVAAELAETPSARAGTEGPGRSPSTPSRYR, encoded by the coding sequence GTGAACGGTGCTGCGACATTCGCGGACGCGCTCGCCCGGGGTGCCCTCGTGCTCGACGGAGGCCTGTCGAACCAGCTGGAGGCCGCGGGCCACGACCTGAGCGACGCGCTGTGGTCGGCGCGGCTGCTCGCCGACCGGCCCGAGGCGATCGCGGCGGCCCACCGCGACTACGCCGAGGCCGGTGCCGACGTCCTGATCACGGCCAGCTACCAGGCCACCTTCGAGGGCTTCGCGCGCCGTGGCATCGGCGGTGCGCGGGCCGCGGAACTGCTGCGGCTGAGCGTCCGGCTGGCCACGGAGGCGGCGCCGGGCACCGAGGGCCGCCCGCGCTGGGTGGCCGCCTCCGCAGGCCCCTATGGGGCGATGCTCGCGGACGGCTCGGAGTACCGCGGCCGTTACGGGCTGAGCGTGCCGGAGCTGGAGCGCTTCCACCGGCCCCGCCTTGCGGCCCTGGCCGGGGCCGAGCCGGACGTGTTCGCACTGGAGACCGTCCCGGACGTGGACGAGGCCCGGGCGCTGCTGCGCGCGGTGCGCGGGCTCGGGGTGCCCGCCTGGCTGTCGTACAGCATCGACGGGGACCGGACCCGGGCCGGGCAGCCGCTCGAGGAGGCCTTCGCGGTGGCGGCAGAGGCGGACGAGGTGATCGCGGTCGGCGTGAACTGCTGCTCCCCGCAGGACGCGGACACGGCGGTACCGCTCGCCGCCCGGATCACGGGCAAGCCCGTCGTCGTCTACCCGAACAGCGGGGAGCGGTGGGACGCCGCGGCGCGCTCCTGGCGTGGCCCCAGCCGCTTCGCACCGGGCCGGGCCGGGGCCTGGTACGCAGCCGGTGCCCGGCTGATCGGCGGCTGCTGCCGGGTGGGCCCGGACGCCGTCGCCGGCGTGGCCGCCGAACTGGCTGAAACCCCATCCGCCCGTGCCGGCACCGAAGGCCCCGGCCGTTCCCCGTCCACACCGAGCCGGTACCGCTGA
- a CDS encoding NADH:flavin oxidoreductase/NADH oxidase — translation MSALFEPCTLRSLTVQNRVWMAPMCQYSAAAEGPEQGVPADWHFQHLAARAVGGVGLILTEATAVSAEGRISPFDLGLWNDTQTEAFRRINAFLKEQGAAPGVQLAHAGRKASTDAPWRGGTPLGSEEGGWPVVGPSPVPFDEGHPVPAELTVEQIHGITEEFAAAARRALDAGFEVVEVHGAHGYLLSQFVSPHSNHRTDEYGGSFENRVRFGLEVVDAVRAVWPEDKPLFYRLSATDWLEEGGWTPDDTVRFAAMLRDHGVDLLDVSSGGNVPHVRIPVGPGYQVPFAARVRNETGLPVAAVGMITEAEQAEKIVSGGEADAVLLARELLRDPYWPRHAAQQLGVPAHVPDQYKRSL, via the coding sequence GTGAGCGCCCTGTTCGAGCCCTGCACGCTGCGTTCGCTGACCGTTCAGAACCGCGTCTGGATGGCGCCCATGTGTCAGTACAGCGCCGCCGCCGAGGGACCCGAGCAGGGGGTGCCCGCGGACTGGCACTTCCAGCACCTGGCCGCGCGTGCCGTCGGCGGCGTCGGCCTGATCCTCACCGAGGCCACGGCCGTGAGCGCCGAGGGCCGCATCAGCCCCTTCGACCTCGGGCTGTGGAACGACACCCAGACCGAGGCGTTCCGGCGGATCAACGCCTTCCTCAAGGAGCAGGGCGCCGCGCCGGGCGTGCAGCTCGCCCACGCGGGCCGCAAGGCGTCGACGGACGCTCCCTGGAGGGGCGGCACACCGCTCGGCAGCGAGGAGGGCGGCTGGCCGGTGGTGGGGCCGAGCCCGGTGCCGTTCGACGAAGGCCACCCGGTGCCCGCGGAGCTGACGGTCGAGCAGATCCACGGGATCACTGAGGAGTTCGCCGCGGCGGCGCGGCGGGCCCTGGACGCCGGCTTCGAGGTCGTCGAGGTGCACGGGGCGCACGGCTATCTTCTCAGCCAGTTCGTCTCCCCCCACTCCAACCACCGCACGGACGAGTACGGCGGCTCCTTCGAGAACCGCGTCCGCTTCGGCCTGGAGGTCGTGGACGCCGTCCGGGCCGTGTGGCCCGAGGACAAGCCGCTCTTCTACCGGCTCTCCGCCACGGACTGGCTGGAGGAGGGCGGCTGGACCCCCGACGACACCGTCCGCTTCGCCGCCATGCTCCGCGACCACGGCGTGGACCTCCTCGACGTCTCCTCGGGCGGCAACGTGCCCCACGTGCGCATCCCCGTGGGCCCCGGCTACCAGGTTCCCTTCGCGGCCCGGGTCAGGAACGAGACCGGGCTGCCGGTCGCCGCGGTCGGGATGATCACCGAGGCGGAGCAGGCCGAGAAGATCGTCTCCGGCGGCGAGGCCGACGCGGTGCTGCTCGCCCGCGAGCTGCTGCGCGACCCGTACTGGCCGCGGCACGCGGCCCAGCAGCTCGGCGTACCGGCGCACGTCCCGGACCAGTACAAGCGGTCTCTCTGA
- a CDS encoding helix-turn-helix transcriptional regulator translates to MTTAAPGPRALAHPDREAIRLEAVLHALADPLRLKVVRELAACDGDVPCGFFGLPVTKSTTTHHFRVLRESGVIRQAYSGTAKMNALRRSDLDALFPGLLDSVLDAAEREDRRLAASGEPLTDA, encoded by the coding sequence GTGACCACCGCCGCACCCGGCCCCCGGGCCCTCGCCCACCCGGATCGTGAAGCCATACGGCTGGAGGCGGTACTGCACGCGCTTGCGGATCCCCTGCGGCTGAAGGTGGTCCGGGAGCTGGCGGCCTGTGACGGCGATGTGCCGTGCGGGTTCTTCGGGCTGCCGGTCACCAAGTCCACGACGACGCACCACTTCCGGGTGCTGCGGGAGAGCGGCGTGATCCGGCAGGCATACTCCGGCACCGCGAAGATGAACGCCCTGCGCAGGTCGGACCTGGACGCCCTCTTCCCCGGCCTGCTCGACAGCGTCCTCGACGCCGCCGAGCGGGAGGACCGGCGCCTGGCGGCGTCCGGCGAACCCCTGACGGACGCCTGA
- a CDS encoding TetR/AcrR family transcriptional regulator, protein MSPRSASVNEELRRRSRERLLQAALELVSERGYDSTTLAGIADRAGSARGLVSYYFPGKRQLVQSAVHRLMHRTLDAALEREPRTQDGRERMARAIDAILGLARDQPVLMRTHMAGILQAEGFVQCPEQQRLAELLRDTVQRYGSTAVDSDYPMLRALLMGAVFAALVPGAPMPLPTLRTELFDRYRLDWEQGSPPGESTDGRDAQEPADLSMFFDPRPASE, encoded by the coding sequence ATGTCCCCTCGTAGCGCATCGGTCAATGAAGAGTTGCGCCGGCGCTCGCGGGAGCGACTCCTGCAGGCAGCCCTGGAGTTGGTGAGCGAGCGGGGGTACGACTCGACGACGCTGGCGGGGATCGCCGATCGCGCCGGTTCGGCGCGTGGCCTCGTCTCGTACTACTTCCCCGGCAAGCGCCAGCTCGTCCAGTCGGCGGTGCACCGGCTGATGCACCGCACCCTGGACGCGGCCCTGGAGCGCGAGCCGCGCACACAGGACGGCCGGGAGCGGATGGCCCGGGCCATCGACGCGATCCTGGGGCTCGCCCGGGACCAGCCGGTGCTGATGCGCACCCACATGGCAGGCATCCTGCAGGCCGAGGGGTTCGTGCAGTGCCCGGAGCAGCAGCGGCTCGCCGAGCTGCTGCGCGACACGGTCCAGCGGTACGGCTCCACGGCCGTCGACAGCGATTACCCCATGCTCAGGGCGCTGCTGATGGGCGCCGTCTTCGCGGCGCTGGTGCCGGGCGCGCCGATGCCCCTACCGACGCTGCGCACCGAGCTGTTCGACCGCTACCGGCTCGACTGGGAGCAGGGTTCGCCACCCGGCGAGTCCACCGACGGGCGCGATGCGCAGGAGCCCGCGGACCTGTCCATGTTCTTCGACCCGCGTCCCGCGTCCGAGTAG
- a CDS encoding HAD family hydrolase has protein sequence MTTGVLFDFSGTLFHVEPVESWLRAVLDASGVRMSEDEVERAAAGLAAAGALPGGSTPERVPDELAHAWATRDSTAALHRSAYTGLSRQVELPDPALHDALYDRHMLPEAWRPYPDAKPVLAELRGRGVAVAVVSNIGWDLRPVFRAHGLDDLVEAYVLSYEHGIQKPDARIFKLACAELGLAPEEVLMVGDDRRADGGAAGIGCGVHFVEHLPETERPDGLRPVLDLALGAEPGPGVDGLG, from the coding sequence ATGACCACAGGGGTGCTGTTCGATTTCTCGGGGACGCTCTTCCACGTCGAGCCGGTCGAGAGCTGGCTGCGCGCGGTGCTCGACGCCTCGGGCGTGCGGATGTCGGAGGACGAGGTGGAACGTGCGGCCGCCGGGCTTGCCGCGGCCGGTGCGCTGCCCGGGGGCTCCACGCCGGAGCGGGTGCCGGACGAGCTGGCCCATGCCTGGGCGACCCGGGACAGCACGGCCGCCCTGCACCGCAGCGCGTACACGGGCCTGTCCCGCCAGGTGGAGCTGCCGGATCCGGCCCTGCACGACGCGCTGTACGACCGCCACATGCTCCCCGAGGCGTGGCGGCCCTACCCGGACGCCAAGCCGGTGCTCGCCGAACTGCGCGGGCGCGGCGTGGCCGTGGCCGTGGTCAGCAACATCGGCTGGGACCTGCGGCCCGTCTTCCGCGCCCACGGCCTCGACGACCTCGTCGAGGCATATGTGCTGTCGTACGAGCACGGCATCCAGAAGCCGGACGCGCGGATCTTCAAACTGGCCTGCGCCGAGCTGGGCCTGGCTCCCGAGGAGGTGCTGATGGTCGGGGACGATCGCAGGGCCGACGGTGGAGCGGCCGGCATCGGGTGCGGCGTCCACTTCGTGGAGCACCTGCCGGAGACCGAGCGGCCCGACGGCCTGCGGCCCGTGCTCGACCTGGCCCTGGGTGCCGAGCCCGGCCCCGGGGTGGACGGCCTGGGGTGA
- a CDS encoding phosphatase PAP2 family protein — protein MRPAQPSGALPRPRVSRAVLLTVLLLSVPTALIVALVAVRWQPLMDWDASVARTVHRHALSDPGTTRASRVLTDWVWGVWPMRVVGALVAALLLWLRAWRTALWLVATYVCGTLVQQAVKAGVDRKRPAWRHPLASVDYAAFPSAHAMTAVLVCGALLWVLHLRGGGGRWWWPAVALAAISVVGVGLTRLWLGVHWPSDVLGGWLLGALVVSVAVAVSAAGRGR, from the coding sequence ATGCGCCCTGCCCAGCCGTCCGGAGCCCTGCCACGGCCACGTGTCTCCCGCGCCGTGCTGCTGACCGTGCTCCTGTTGTCCGTGCCCACGGCGCTGATCGTGGCGCTGGTGGCGGTGCGCTGGCAGCCCTTGATGGACTGGGACGCCTCCGTGGCACGCACCGTGCACCGGCACGCCCTCTCCGACCCCGGCACGACCCGGGCGAGCCGGGTGCTGACCGACTGGGTGTGGGGCGTCTGGCCGATGCGTGTGGTGGGCGCCCTGGTGGCGGCCCTGCTGCTCTGGCTGAGGGCCTGGCGAACGGCGCTGTGGCTGGTCGCGACGTATGTGTGCGGCACGCTGGTGCAGCAGGCCGTCAAGGCCGGAGTGGACCGGAAGCGCCCGGCGTGGCGCCATCCGCTGGCCTCGGTGGACTATGCGGCCTTCCCGTCCGCGCATGCGATGACGGCGGTGCTGGTCTGCGGAGCACTGCTGTGGGTGCTGCACCTGCGCGGTGGCGGGGGACGCTGGTGGTGGCCCGCCGTCGCCCTCGCCGCGATCAGCGTGGTGGGCGTCGGCCTGACCCGGCTGTGGCTCGGGGTGCACTGGCCCTCCGACGTCCTGGGCGGCTGGCTGCTGGGCGCGCTCGTGGTCTCGGTGGCGGTGGCCGTGTCGGCCGCCGGGCGCGGCCGCTGA
- a CDS encoding M56 family metallopeptidase: MMVPVALLLLGALIAAVGPRLLARADWLEREPVVALWAWQCVVAAVLLCCVLSMTLSASVAWLTVRGQVFAPAPRPVVEAYALEAWRPWAATVAVVLACGGLWTAAMLVREIIRARSRRRRRRAELLVRAPQLPGETPASDRLVVLESERPDAWWLPGTEPRLVITTAALRRLKGRQLDAVVAHEEGHAQARHDWLLHCSGALAEGFPQVPVFAAFRREMHRLVELAADDVASRRFGRLTTALALVELNEDRGVFGPGGAPGAHVPQRVHRLLTAQSRLSATRRLRLTAFAALVPVIPLLVTFWPGLRALQ; this comes from the coding sequence ATGATGGTGCCCGTGGCATTGCTGCTGCTCGGCGCGTTGATCGCCGCTGTCGGACCGAGGTTGCTCGCCCGTGCCGACTGGTTGGAGCGCGAGCCCGTCGTGGCGCTGTGGGCATGGCAGTGCGTGGTGGCGGCCGTCTTGCTGTGCTGTGTCCTGTCGATGACGCTCAGCGCGTCCGTGGCGTGGCTGACGGTACGGGGACAGGTGTTCGCGCCCGCGCCACGTCCGGTCGTCGAGGCGTACGCCCTCGAAGCGTGGCGCCCGTGGGCCGCGACCGTGGCCGTGGTGCTGGCCTGCGGCGGGTTGTGGACCGCGGCGATGCTGGTCCGGGAGATCATCAGGGCGCGCTCCCGGCGGCGCAGGCGGCGCGCCGAACTCCTCGTGCGCGCACCGCAGCTGCCGGGTGAGACGCCGGCCAGCGACCGCCTCGTGGTGCTGGAGAGCGAACGCCCCGACGCCTGGTGGCTGCCGGGCACCGAGCCCCGTCTCGTCATCACCACCGCGGCGTTGCGGCGTCTGAAGGGGCGCCAGCTGGACGCCGTCGTCGCCCACGAGGAGGGGCACGCGCAGGCCCGGCACGACTGGCTGCTGCACTGCTCGGGCGCGCTCGCCGAAGGCTTCCCGCAGGTCCCGGTGTTCGCGGCGTTCCGCAGGGAGATGCACCGGCTGGTCGAACTCGCCGCCGACGACGTGGCGTCCCGTCGCTTCGGCCGGCTCACGACCGCCCTCGCACTCGTCGAGCTGAACGAGGACCGGGGCGTCTTCGGCCCCGGCGGCGCCCCGGGCGCCCATGTCCCCCAGCGGGTGCACCGCCTCCTCACCGCGCAGTCACGGCTCTCCGCCACACGCCGCCTGCGGCTCACGGCGTTCGCGGCCCTGGTGCCGGTGATACCGCTGCTGGTGACCTTCTGGCCCGGGCTGCGGGCACTCCAGTAG
- a CDS encoding DUF5134 domain-containing protein, translating into MHGPVSAAWLVVAVCAASGAYCLLRMRGAVGAERHAAGADALMGLGTAAMAVPAAVLTPPRAAWLACAAVFGAAALHAAWTARQDRGHLHHLVCSGAMVYMSLAMAAMPAMDGGMVHSTAGVSAVTGPLLLYFAGYALWGGIRLVPSAAPEPAGPGLRTPAVAVARWTDRPELARACRIGMSIGMLAMLLAL; encoded by the coding sequence GTGCACGGACCGGTGTCAGCAGCGTGGCTCGTCGTAGCGGTGTGCGCGGCGAGCGGTGCCTACTGCCTGCTGCGCATGCGCGGCGCGGTCGGCGCCGAGCGGCATGCGGCGGGTGCCGATGCCCTGATGGGACTGGGCACGGCGGCGATGGCGGTACCGGCGGCCGTGCTGACCCCGCCGCGGGCGGCGTGGCTGGCCTGTGCGGCGGTCTTCGGCGCGGCGGCGCTGCACGCGGCCTGGACGGCCCGGCAGGACCGCGGCCATCTGCACCATCTCGTCTGCTCCGGCGCCATGGTGTACATGTCACTGGCGATGGCGGCGATGCCTGCCATGGACGGCGGTATGGTCCACAGCACCGCGGGGGTGTCCGCGGTGACCGGGCCGCTGCTGCTGTACTTCGCCGGGTACGCGCTGTGGGGCGGGATCCGACTGGTGCCCTCGGCGGCACCGGAGCCGGCCGGCCCAGGACTGCGTACGCCCGCGGTGGCGGTTGCGCGCTGGACGGACCGGCCCGAGCTGGCGCGGGCCTGCCGGATAGGCATGAGCATCGGGATGCTGGCGATGCTGCTCGCGCTGTGA
- a CDS encoding VOC family protein, whose product MVHVLSSRTLLRPTDPERSRTFYGEQLGLAVYREFGTGPERGTVYFLGGGFLEVSGRSERPPSPGLRLWLQVADVAAAHDELGARGVEIARPPRREPWGLVEMWIKDPDDCDIAVVEVPPDHPLRYRP is encoded by the coding sequence ATGGTGCACGTACTGAGCAGCAGGACACTCCTCAGGCCGACCGATCCGGAGCGCTCCCGCACCTTCTACGGGGAGCAGCTGGGCCTCGCGGTCTACCGCGAGTTCGGCACGGGTCCCGAGCGCGGCACGGTCTACTTCCTCGGCGGCGGCTTCCTGGAGGTCTCCGGCCGCTCGGAGCGGCCGCCTTCTCCCGGGCTGCGGCTCTGGCTCCAGGTGGCGGATGTGGCGGCCGCCCATGACGAACTCGGGGCGCGCGGCGTGGAGATCGCCCGCCCGCCGCGACGGGAGCCCTGGGGGCTCGTCGAGATGTGGATCAAGGATCCGGACGACTGCGACATCGCGGTGGTGGAGGTGCCCCCGGACCATCCCTTGCGGTACCGCCCCTGA
- a CDS encoding GNAT family N-acetyltransferase has translation MATAPSPAPGELVFRDALGSDTDELVALLQSAYRGDSSRSGWTTEADILEGQRTDAQGVLEVIESPASTLIAVERDGEVVACCQLERRGESAYFGMFAVRPALQGAGLGKVIIAEAERRAREDWGAREMQMTVISVREDLIAWYERRGYRRTGEMTPFPYGDERFGIPQRPDLEFELLVKPLV, from the coding sequence ATGGCTACCGCCCCGTCACCCGCGCCCGGCGAGCTCGTCTTCCGCGACGCGCTCGGCAGCGACACCGACGAGCTGGTGGCGCTCCTCCAGTCGGCCTACCGCGGGGACTCCAGCAGGAGCGGGTGGACCACCGAGGCCGACATCCTGGAAGGGCAGCGCACCGACGCGCAGGGCGTGCTGGAGGTCATCGAGAGCCCCGCCAGCACTCTGATCGCGGTGGAGCGGGACGGCGAGGTCGTGGCCTGCTGCCAGCTGGAACGCCGCGGTGAAAGCGCCTACTTCGGCATGTTCGCGGTGCGTCCCGCCCTGCAGGGTGCGGGGCTGGGCAAGGTCATCATCGCCGAGGCCGAGCGGCGCGCCCGCGAGGACTGGGGCGCGCGGGAGATGCAGATGACGGTCATCTCGGTGCGCGAGGACCTGATCGCCTGGTACGAGCGCCGCGGCTACCGCCGCACGGGCGAGATGACCCCCTTCCCGTACGGCGACGAGCGCTTCGGGATCCCGCAGCGTCCGGATCTGGAGTTCGAGCTGCTGGTCAAGCCGCTGGTCTGA
- a CDS encoding glycerophosphodiester phosphodiesterase family protein — translation MNFLTIGHRGVMGVAPENTLRSFTAAQHAGLDVIELDLHLSKDGALVVMHDADVDRTTDGKGPIVEKTLDELRALDAGGGERIPVFEEVLDAVTAPLQAEIKDAAVAQVLAEVMIRRDLCARVEVLSFQDDALAEISRLVPGVRTTLVASHYGRDVAGRAKAVGATALALDIQRLTLEVVEEARRAGLRVYGWVVNTQDHLRLVRALELDGATTDYPEIKRTARFTA, via the coding sequence TTGAACTTCCTCACCATCGGTCATCGTGGGGTCATGGGAGTCGCGCCCGAGAACACCCTGCGCTCCTTCACCGCCGCGCAGCACGCCGGCCTCGACGTCATCGAACTCGACCTGCACCTGAGCAAGGACGGCGCCCTTGTCGTGATGCACGACGCCGACGTGGACCGCACGACCGACGGCAAGGGACCGATCGTCGAGAAGACGCTGGACGAGCTGCGGGCGCTGGACGCCGGCGGCGGTGAGCGCATCCCGGTCTTCGAGGAGGTGCTGGACGCCGTCACGGCGCCGCTGCAGGCCGAGATCAAGGACGCCGCCGTGGCCCAGGTGCTCGCCGAGGTGATGATCCGCCGCGACCTGTGCGCCCGGGTGGAGGTGCTCTCCTTCCAGGACGACGCCCTCGCCGAGATCAGCCGTCTGGTGCCGGGCGTGCGGACGACGCTCGTGGCCAGCCACTACGGCAGAGACGTGGCGGGGCGCGCGAAGGCCGTGGGCGCGACGGCGCTCGCGCTGGACATCCAGCGACTCACCCTGGAGGTCGTCGAGGAGGCCAGAAGGGCGGGGTTGAGGGTGTACGGCTGGGTCGTCAACACGCAGGACCACCTGCGGCTGGTGCGCGCCCTGGAACTGGACGGCGCGACCACCGACTATCCGGAGATCAAACGGACGGCACGCTTCACGGCCTGA
- a CDS encoding DUF6421 family protein has protein sequence MLARHRGDEKIPPSMRVVEHPAWPLLKQAVEDIRPWQSKDGSIDFDAEDAPSGTAAREAVQRVISAIERLSPLLPHDAAYHAALVADLRRWADGGFQVPDFLDALLAFQPAARREDGLQHLVVFPMYTQNGNPDRNLEALVVRMVWPGWLAELERTRYDNPAFCGITFEDFTSGYDTNSAVLFPETIAVREAPERFGWGGIFCDREAARFRTVIEAAVDVLGLRLPDDIREMIGDQDRCQQAFVLWDMIHDRTHSHGDLPFDPFMIKQRQPFWMYGLEELRCDLTAFREAARLEADGIPQGRDVQVAVLFDRMFRFPVTGQRVRNYDGLGGQLLFAYLHQRDVVRWTDNTLSIDWERAAEATTQLCAEIEQLYREGIDRPKLVHWFAGYEFVSRHLAPHPGSRWAKGPDALDLSQPPRKLVDDVLADEFPLSMFYEALAKKLRKVIASTKGITAAGVAQVAA, from the coding sequence ATGCTTGCGCGGCATCGCGGGGATGAGAAAATTCCTCCGTCCATGCGCGTGGTGGAGCATCCAGCCTGGCCCCTGCTGAAGCAGGCCGTGGAGGACATCAGGCCCTGGCAGTCGAAGGACGGCTCCATCGACTTCGACGCCGAGGACGCCCCGTCGGGCACCGCCGCCCGGGAGGCCGTCCAGCGTGTCATCTCGGCCATCGAGCGCCTGTCGCCCCTGCTGCCGCACGATGCCGCCTACCATGCGGCCCTCGTCGCCGACCTGCGGAGGTGGGCCGACGGCGGTTTCCAGGTCCCCGACTTCCTCGACGCACTGCTCGCCTTCCAGCCCGCCGCGCGGCGTGAGGACGGCCTCCAGCACCTCGTCGTCTTCCCCATGTACACGCAGAACGGCAACCCGGACCGCAACCTCGAGGCGCTCGTGGTCCGCATGGTCTGGCCCGGCTGGCTCGCCGAGCTGGAGCGGACCCGTTACGACAACCCCGCCTTCTGCGGCATCACCTTCGAGGACTTCACCAGCGGCTACGACACCAACTCCGCCGTCCTCTTCCCGGAGACGATCGCCGTGCGCGAGGCGCCGGAGCGCTTCGGCTGGGGCGGCATCTTCTGCGACCGCGAGGCCGCGCGCTTCCGCACCGTCATCGAGGCGGCCGTCGACGTCCTCGGGCTGCGGCTGCCGGACGACATCCGCGAGATGATCGGTGACCAGGACCGCTGCCAGCAGGCCTTCGTGCTCTGGGACATGATCCACGACCGGACGCACAGCCACGGCGACCTGCCGTTCGACCCCTTCATGATCAAGCAGCGGCAGCCGTTCTGGATGTACGGCCTGGAGGAGCTGCGCTGCGACCTCACGGCCTTCCGCGAGGCCGCCCGGCTGGAGGCGGACGGTATCCCCCAGGGCCGGGACGTGCAGGTCGCCGTCCTCTTCGACCGGATGTTCCGCTTCCCGGTCACCGGTCAGCGGGTGCGCAACTACGACGGCCTCGGCGGCCAGCTGCTCTTCGCCTACCTGCACCAGCGCGACGTGGTCCGCTGGACGGACAACACCCTGAGCATCGACTGGGAGCGCGCAGCGGAGGCCACCACTCAGCTGTGCGCCGAGATCGAGCAGCTCTACCGGGAGGGCATCGACCGGCCCAAGCTGGTGCACTGGTTCGCCGGGTACGAGTTCGTCTCCCGGCACCTCGCACCGCACCCGGGCTCGCGCTGGGCGAAGGGCCCCGACGCGCTCGACCTGTCCCAGCCGCCCCGCAAGCTGGTCGACGACGTGCTGGCCGACGAGTTTCCGCTCAGCATGTTCTACGAAGCGCTTGCCAAGAAGCTCAGGAAAGTGATCGCCTCGACCAAGGGAATCACGGCGGCGGGCGTGGCGCAGGTCGCCGCGTGA